The Streptomyces sp. NBC_00162 genome window below encodes:
- the cydB gene encoding cytochrome d ubiquinol oxidase subunit II, with protein sequence MQLHDVWFVLIAVLWIGYFFLEGFDFGVGVLTKLLARDRTEKRVLINTIGPVWDGNEVWLLTAGGATFAAFPDWYATLFSGFYLPLLLILVCLIIRGVAFEYRHKRPEDKWQTNWEHAIFWTSLIPAFLWGVAFANIVRGVKIDQNKEYVGTFLDLLNGYSILGGLVTLTLFTFHGAVFTSLKTVGDIRDRSRRLAIRLGLVTAVLALVFLTWTQFTRGDAKSLIAMVVAVLALVGALGFNLAGREGWAFALSGVTIAAAVAMLFLTLFPNVMPSSLDDAWNLTVTNSSSSPYTLKIMTWLAAVATPLVLLYQGWTYWVFRKRIGTHHIVDAH encoded by the coding sequence ATGCAACTCCACGACGTCTGGTTCGTGCTCATCGCCGTTCTGTGGATCGGCTACTTCTTCCTGGAGGGCTTCGACTTCGGAGTCGGCGTACTGACCAAGCTGCTCGCCCGTGACCGTACGGAGAAGCGGGTCCTGATCAACACCATCGGGCCCGTCTGGGACGGCAACGAGGTCTGGCTGCTCACCGCGGGCGGTGCGACCTTCGCCGCGTTCCCCGACTGGTACGCCACCCTCTTCTCCGGGTTCTACCTGCCGCTGCTGCTCATCCTGGTCTGCCTGATCATCCGGGGGGTGGCGTTCGAGTACCGGCACAAGCGCCCCGAGGACAAGTGGCAGACCAACTGGGAACACGCGATCTTCTGGACCTCGCTGATCCCCGCGTTCCTGTGGGGTGTGGCCTTCGCCAACATCGTCCGCGGTGTGAAGATCGATCAGAACAAGGAGTACGTCGGCACCTTCCTCGACCTGCTCAACGGCTACTCGATCCTCGGCGGCCTGGTCACCCTGACCCTGTTCACCTTCCACGGCGCGGTCTTCACCTCGCTCAAGACGGTCGGTGACATACGGGACCGCTCCCGCAGGCTCGCGATCCGGCTGGGCCTGGTTACCGCGGTGCTGGCCCTGGTCTTCCTGACCTGGACCCAGTTCACGCGCGGCGACGCCAAGAGCCTGATCGCCATGGTGGTCGCGGTGCTCGCGCTGGTGGGGGCCCTCGGCTTCAACCTGGCGGGCCGCGAGGGCTGGGCGTTCGCACTGTCCGGGGTCACCATCGCGGCGGCCGTCGCGATGCTCTTCCTGACGCTGTTCCCGAACGTCATGCCGTCCTCGCTGGACGATGCCTGGAACCTCACGGTCACCAACTCCTCGTCCAGCCCGTACACCCTGAAGATCATGACCTGGCTCGCGGCAGTGGCCACGCCGCTCGTCCTGCTCTACCAGGGCTGGACGTACTGGGTGTTCCGCAAGCGGATCGGGACGCATCACATCGTCGACGCGCACTGA
- a CDS encoding cytochrome ubiquinol oxidase subunit I, giving the protein MDLALAPETLARWQFGITTVYHFLFVPLTISLAALTAGLQTAWVRTEKEKYLRATKFWGKLFLINIAMGVVTGIVQEFQFGMNWSDYSRFVGDIFGAPLAFEALIAFFFESTFIGLWIFGWDKLPKKIHLACIWMVSIGTILSAYFILAANSWMQHPVGYRINEERGRAELTDFWHVLTQNTALTQFFHTMTAAFLVGGAFMAGIAAFHLARKKHVPVMRSSLRLGLVVMIIAGLGTAISGDLLGKVMFKQQPMKMAAAEALWDGEAPAPFSIFAYGDVDKGHNKVAIEIPGLLSFLANDDFTSFVPGINDVNKAEQERFGPGDYRPNIAVAYWGFRWMIGFGMASLGVGVLGLWLTRKKFMLPPGLRTSEDEVPNLVLYKQALSPKWGKLYWIVALWTMGFPLIANSWGWIFTEMGRQPWVVYGVLRTRDAVSPGVSQGEVLTSMIGFTLLYAVLAVIEVKLLVKYVKLGPPELTEADLNPPTKIGGDDKNSDRPMAFSY; this is encoded by the coding sequence GTGGACCTAGCTTTGGCGCCAGAGACCCTGGCGCGATGGCAGTTCGGTATTACCACCGTCTATCACTTCCTGTTCGTCCCCTTGACGATCTCGCTCGCCGCGCTCACGGCCGGCCTGCAGACCGCGTGGGTGCGTACCGAGAAGGAGAAGTACCTCAGGGCCACGAAGTTCTGGGGAAAGCTCTTCTTGATCAATATCGCGATGGGTGTCGTCACCGGCATCGTCCAGGAGTTCCAGTTCGGCATGAACTGGTCCGACTACTCGCGATTCGTCGGTGACATCTTCGGGGCCCCGCTGGCCTTCGAAGCGCTGATCGCCTTCTTCTTCGAGTCGACCTTCATTGGTCTGTGGATCTTCGGCTGGGACAAGCTGCCGAAGAAGATCCACCTGGCCTGCATCTGGATGGTGTCCATCGGCACCATCCTTTCCGCCTACTTCATCCTGGCGGCCAATTCCTGGATGCAGCACCCGGTCGGTTACCGCATCAACGAGGAGCGCGGCCGGGCCGAGCTCACCGATTTCTGGCACGTGCTCACCCAGAACACCGCGCTCACCCAGTTCTTCCACACCATGACGGCCGCCTTCCTGGTCGGCGGCGCGTTCATGGCCGGCATCGCCGCCTTCCACCTGGCCCGCAAGAAGCACGTCCCGGTGATGCGCAGCTCGCTGCGGCTCGGCCTGGTCGTCATGATCATCGCCGGACTGGGCACCGCCATCAGCGGCGACCTGCTCGGCAAGGTGATGTTCAAGCAGCAGCCCATGAAGATGGCGGCCGCCGAGGCGCTCTGGGACGGCGAGGCGCCGGCTCCCTTCTCGATCTTCGCCTACGGCGATGTCGACAAGGGCCACAACAAGGTCGCGATAGAGATTCCGGGCCTGCTGTCCTTCCTGGCGAACGACGACTTCACCTCCTTCGTCCCGGGCATCAACGACGTCAACAAGGCCGAGCAGGAGAGGTTCGGGCCCGGCGACTACCGGCCCAACATCGCGGTCGCCTACTGGGGCTTCCGGTGGATGATCGGCTTCGGCATGGCCTCGCTGGGCGTCGGCGTGCTGGGGCTCTGGCTGACCCGCAAGAAGTTCATGCTGCCGCCGGGGCTGCGGACCTCGGAGGACGAGGTCCCGAACCTGGTGCTTTACAAGCAGGCGCTGAGCCCCAAGTGGGGAAAGCTGTACTGGATCGTCGCGCTCTGGACCATGGGCTTCCCGCTCATCGCCAACTCCTGGGGCTGGATCTTCACCGAGATGGGCCGCCAGCCCTGGGTGGTCTACGGCGTCCTGCGCACCCGGGACGCGGTCTCGCCGGGTGTCTCCCAGGGCGAGGTCCTCACGTCCATGATCGGCTTCACGCTCCTGTACGCGGTGCTCGCCGTGATCGAGGTCAAGCTGCTCGTGAAGTACGTCAAGCTCGGGCCCCCCGAACTCACGGAGGCCGACCTCAACCCGCCCACCAAGATCGGCGGGGACGACAAGAACTCCGACCGGCCGATGGCCTTCTCGTACTGA
- a CDS encoding cyclophilin-like fold protein, giving the protein MKIRISWPAGQLTATLDETPTSKALAEALPISASANTWGEEVYFDTGVSVALEHDAQQVVEPGTVAFWTEGDALALPYGPTPISRGGESRLASPCNVLGSFDGDPRLLSTVRDGDPIRVELA; this is encoded by the coding sequence ATGAAGATACGAATCTCCTGGCCTGCGGGTCAGCTCACCGCAACCCTCGACGAGACCCCGACCAGCAAGGCGCTGGCCGAGGCCCTTCCGATCTCCGCCTCCGCGAACACCTGGGGCGAGGAGGTCTACTTCGACACCGGCGTCTCCGTCGCCCTGGAGCACGACGCCCAGCAGGTCGTCGAGCCCGGCACGGTCGCCTTCTGGACCGAGGGCGACGCGCTCGCCCTGCCCTACGGCCCCACGCCCATCTCGCGCGGAGGCGAGAGCCGCCTGGCGAGCCCGTGCAACGTGCTCGGCTCGTTCGACGGCGACCCCCGCCTGCTGTCCACCGTCCGCGACGGCGATCCCATCCGCGTGGAACTGGCCTGA
- the hisC gene encoding histidinol-phosphate transaminase, with the protein MSEKSPRLRAELDGIPTYKPGKPAAAGGPVAYKLSSNENPYPPLSGVLESAVAAAGNFNRYPDMACTGLVNEIAERFGVPVEHIATGTGSVGVAQSLIQSTAGPGDEVIYAWRSFEAYPIITQISGATSVRVPLTEGDVHDLDAMAEAITERTRLIFVCNPNNPTGTAVRRAELERFLDRVPSDVLVVLDEAYREFVRDADVPDGIELYRNRPNVCVLRTFSKAYGLAGLRVGFAVAHEPVAAALRKTAVPFGVSQLAQDAAVASLRAEDELMGRVGALVCERNRVHETLLAQGWTVPDTQANFVWMRLGERTADFAAACEKAGVVVRPFAGEGLRVTIGETEANDLFLHTAEAFFKEL; encoded by the coding sequence GTGAGCGAGAAGAGCCCGAGGCTGCGCGCCGAGCTGGATGGCATTCCCACGTACAAGCCCGGGAAGCCGGCTGCCGCGGGCGGGCCCGTCGCGTACAAACTGTCCTCGAACGAGAACCCCTACCCGCCGCTGAGCGGGGTGCTGGAGAGCGCGGTCGCGGCGGCCGGGAACTTCAACCGGTACCCGGACATGGCCTGCACCGGCTTGGTGAACGAGATCGCGGAGCGGTTCGGGGTGCCGGTCGAGCACATCGCCACCGGCACCGGCTCGGTGGGTGTGGCCCAGTCGCTGATCCAGTCGACGGCCGGCCCGGGCGACGAGGTCATCTACGCCTGGCGCTCCTTCGAGGCGTACCCGATCATCACGCAGATCTCGGGTGCGACCTCGGTGCGGGTGCCGCTGACCGAGGGCGATGTGCACGACCTGGACGCGATGGCCGAGGCGATCACCGAGCGGACCCGGCTGATCTTCGTCTGCAACCCCAACAACCCCACCGGCACCGCCGTGCGCCGTGCCGAGCTGGAGCGCTTCCTGGACCGGGTGCCCTCGGACGTCCTGGTGGTGCTGGACGAGGCCTACCGCGAGTTCGTGCGCGACGCCGACGTGCCGGACGGCATCGAGCTGTACCGCAACCGCCCGAACGTCTGCGTGCTGCGTACGTTCTCCAAGGCGTACGGGCTCGCCGGCCTGCGCGTCGGCTTCGCTGTGGCGCACGAGCCGGTGGCCGCGGCGCTGCGCAAGACGGCGGTGCCCTTCGGCGTCAGCCAGCTCGCGCAGGACGCGGCGGTCGCCTCGCTGCGCGCCGAGGACGAGCTGATGGGGCGCGTCGGGGCGCTGGTGTGCGAGCGGAACCGGGTGCACGAGACGCTCCTCGCGCAGGGCTGGACCGTGCCGGACACCCAGGCGAACTTCGTGTGGATGCGGCTGGGGGAGCGGACGGCCGACTTCGCGGCGGCCTGCGAGAAGGCCGGTGTGGTGGTCCGGCCCTTCGCGGGCGAGGGCCTGCGGGTCACGATCGGTGAGACCGAGGCGAACGACCTCTTCCTGCACACGGCGGAGGCGTTCTTCAAGGAGCTGTAG
- a CDS encoding LacI family DNA-binding transcriptional regulator, whose amino-acid sequence MTAAGKHQVSRTETTRRAAGRQGRAGIRDVAAAAGVSITTVSDALNGKGRLPDATRRHVREVADRLGYRPSAAARTLRTGKSGLIGLTVTTYGDEPFTFTEFAYFAEMARAATSAALARGYALVILPATSRHDVWSNVALDGTVVIDPSDHDPVVTELVRQGLPVVSDGRPAGSLPVTAWVDNDHEAAVLGLLDHLAAAGARRIGLLTGTTTDTYTRLSTTAYLSWCERVGQDPVYESYPAHDPCAGAVAADRLLARPDRPDAVYGLFDPNGTDLLAAARRYGLRVPEDLLLVCCSESTVYANTEPPITTLSLKPRRIGTAVVQLLIDAIEGVDTGRPVEQVVPTELIIRTSSQRRQPRTTVSPPRSPAQD is encoded by the coding sequence ATGACAGCAGCAGGGAAGCATCAGGTGAGCCGGACCGAGACCACCCGGCGGGCCGCCGGCCGACAGGGCCGGGCAGGCATCAGGGACGTGGCCGCCGCGGCGGGCGTCTCCATCACAACCGTCTCCGACGCGCTCAATGGCAAGGGACGGCTGCCCGACGCCACCCGCCGCCACGTTCGCGAGGTAGCCGACCGGCTGGGCTACCGCCCGTCAGCCGCCGCCCGCACCCTCCGTACCGGCAAGTCGGGCCTCATCGGCCTGACCGTGACGACGTACGGGGATGAACCTTTCACCTTCACCGAATTCGCCTACTTCGCCGAGATGGCCAGGGCCGCCACCTCCGCCGCGCTCGCGCGCGGCTACGCCCTCGTCATCCTCCCCGCCACCTCCCGACACGACGTGTGGTCCAACGTCGCCCTCGACGGCACCGTCGTCATCGACCCCTCCGACCACGATCCCGTCGTCACCGAACTGGTCCGCCAGGGCCTGCCCGTGGTCTCCGACGGCCGCCCGGCAGGCTCCCTCCCCGTCACCGCCTGGGTCGACAACGATCACGAGGCCGCCGTACTGGGCCTGCTCGACCACCTCGCCGCCGCCGGCGCCCGCAGGATCGGGCTGCTGACCGGCACCACCACCGACACCTACACCCGGCTCTCCACCACCGCCTACCTCAGCTGGTGCGAGCGCGTCGGCCAGGACCCCGTCTACGAGTCCTATCCCGCCCACGACCCCTGCGCGGGTGCCGTGGCCGCCGACCGGCTCCTCGCCCGCCCCGACCGGCCCGACGCCGTGTACGGGCTCTTCGACCCCAACGGCACCGACCTGCTCGCCGCCGCCCGGCGCTACGGCCTGCGCGTCCCGGAGGACCTGCTGCTCGTGTGCTGCAGCGAATCCACCGTGTACGCCAACACCGAACCGCCCATCACCACCCTCTCCCTCAAACCGCGCCGCATCGGCACCGCCGTCGTGCAGCTGCTCATCGACGCGATCGAGGGAGTGGACACCGGACGCCCCGTCGAACAGGTCGTCCCGACCGAGCTCATCATCCGAACTTCGTCACAGCGCAGGCAGCCCCGTACGACCGTCAGCCCGCCCCGTTCTCCGGCCCAGGACTGA
- a CDS encoding metallophosphoesterase, with the protein MVEGSMTQGAGQGPAMRTETLRDFRVPVTEPVPYAVSAGLPDEAPVYGEYPAYYEDGARSVPPQPGYTPQSAMQPAAPPVPHHKAYEVHEVHAVTEPEPASEPDDDFDGYTPTHRDLPVIGRGALGGPGDTVQVQYVPQDVAAAGPGPLYVVGDVHGYLDELVTELHAQGLIDAERRWSAGNARLWFLGDFTDRGPDGIGVIDLVMRLSAEAAAAGGYCKALMGNHELLLIGAKRFGDTPVSSGAGTATFQAAWLLNGGQRTDMERLQDVHLQWMSRLDAAVLEEGHLLLHSDTTAYLDYGDSIEDVNDTIHELLNRNDADITWDLFRKFTKRFAFRDEETGPGAVRELLGTYGGSRVVHGHSPIPYLLGEVGTEDGDESRGPEAVDGPHVYAAGLAIAMDGGVTMAGKLLVVQLPLSD; encoded by the coding sequence GTGGTGGAGGGGTCGATGACTCAGGGGGCCGGTCAGGGACCCGCGATGCGGACGGAAACGCTGCGGGACTTCCGGGTGCCGGTCACCGAACCCGTTCCGTACGCCGTATCCGCCGGGCTGCCCGATGAGGCCCCCGTCTACGGCGAGTACCCGGCGTACTACGAGGACGGCGCACGGAGCGTTCCCCCGCAGCCGGGCTACACGCCGCAGTCGGCCATGCAGCCCGCGGCACCGCCCGTCCCGCATCACAAGGCGTACGAGGTCCACGAGGTGCACGCGGTCACGGAGCCCGAACCCGCATCCGAGCCCGACGACGACTTCGACGGGTACACCCCGACCCACCGCGACCTGCCCGTCATCGGGCGCGGCGCGCTCGGCGGCCCCGGCGACACCGTGCAGGTCCAGTACGTGCCCCAGGACGTGGCGGCCGCCGGTCCCGGCCCGCTCTACGTCGTCGGCGACGTCCACGGCTACCTCGACGAACTCGTCACCGAACTCCACGCCCAGGGCCTCATCGACGCGGAGCGCCGCTGGTCCGCCGGGAACGCCCGCCTCTGGTTCCTCGGCGACTTCACCGACCGCGGCCCCGACGGCATCGGCGTCATCGACCTCGTCATGCGGCTGTCCGCCGAGGCAGCGGCCGCCGGCGGCTACTGCAAGGCCCTCATGGGCAACCACGAGCTGTTGCTCATCGGCGCCAAGCGGTTCGGCGACACCCCCGTCTCCTCCGGCGCCGGCACCGCCACCTTCCAGGCGGCCTGGCTGCTCAACGGCGGCCAGCGCACCGACATGGAGCGCCTTCAGGACGTACACCTGCAGTGGATGTCCCGCCTGGACGCGGCCGTCCTGGAGGAAGGGCACCTGCTCCTGCACTCCGACACCACGGCCTACCTGGACTACGGCGACTCGATCGAGGACGTCAACGACACCATCCACGAACTGCTCAACCGCAACGACGCCGACATCACCTGGGACCTCTTCCGCAAGTTCACCAAGCGGTTCGCCTTCCGCGACGAGGAGACCGGCCCCGGAGCCGTACGCGAACTGCTCGGTACCTACGGCGGCAGCCGCGTCGTGCACGGGCACAGCCCCATCCCCTACCTGCTCGGCGAAGTGGGCACCGAGGACGGTGACGAGTCCCGCGGACCGGAGGCAGTGGACGGCCCCCACGTGTACGCGGCGGGGCTCGCCATCGCGATGGACGGCGGGGTCACGATGGCGGGCAAGCTGCTCGTCGTGCAACTTCCTCTGAGTGACTAA
- the thiC gene encoding phosphomethylpyrimidine synthase ThiC yields MTIQDARTPAVSQDADGQTERQPGWHKGYVAGSRPDIRVPVRQVHLTNGKDVTLYDTSGPYTDPQIETDVRRGLAPLRENWIIGRGDTEEYAGRPVRPEDDGIKHTSPRGGLKNLDAVFPGRPRQPRRGRGGAAVTQLAYARRGEITPEMEYVAIRENVSPEVVREEIAAGRAVLPANVNHPEIEPMIIGKRFLVKVNANIGNSAVTSSIEEEVDKMTWATKWGADTVMDLSTGRNIHTTREWVLRNSPVPIGTVPLYQALEKVDGRAEDLTWEIYKDTVIEQAEQGVDYMTVHAGVLLPYVPLTARRKTGIVSRGGSIMAAWCLAHHKENFLYTNFEELCDILATYDVTYSLGDGLRPGSIADANDAAQFAELKTLGELNTIAKRHNVQTMIEGPGHVPMHKIKENIDLQQEICEEAPFYTLGPLTTDVAPAYDHITSGIGAAMIAWWGTAMLCYVTPKEHLGLPNRDDVKTGVITYKIAAHAADLAKGHPGAQEWDDALSDARFEFRWEDQFNLALDPVTAREFHDETLPAEPAKTAHFCSMCGPKFCSMKISQDIRREHGGDLKAEEIQAGMAEKSAEFAASGNRVYLPLAD; encoded by the coding sequence ATGACCATTCAGGACGCACGCACGCCTGCCGTCAGCCAGGACGCCGACGGCCAGACCGAGCGCCAGCCGGGCTGGCACAAGGGGTACGTGGCGGGCTCCCGCCCCGACATCCGGGTGCCGGTCCGCCAGGTCCACCTCACCAACGGCAAGGACGTGACGCTCTACGACACGTCCGGTCCGTACACCGACCCTCAGATCGAGACCGACGTGCGCCGCGGTCTCGCGCCGCTGCGCGAGAACTGGATCATCGGTCGCGGGGACACCGAGGAGTACGCGGGCCGTCCCGTGCGCCCCGAGGACGACGGAATCAAGCACACCTCGCCGCGGGGTGGGCTCAAGAACCTCGACGCGGTCTTCCCGGGCCGCCCGCGCCAGCCCCGCCGGGGCCGTGGCGGCGCCGCCGTCACGCAGCTCGCGTACGCCCGCCGGGGCGAGATCACCCCGGAGATGGAGTACGTCGCGATCCGCGAGAACGTCTCCCCCGAGGTCGTCCGTGAGGAGATCGCCGCAGGTCGTGCGGTGCTTCCGGCGAACGTGAACCACCCTGAGATCGAGCCGATGATCATCGGCAAGCGGTTCCTGGTGAAGGTCAACGCCAACATCGGCAACTCCGCGGTCACCTCCTCCATCGAGGAGGAGGTCGACAAGATGACCTGGGCGACCAAGTGGGGCGCCGACACGGTCATGGACCTCTCGACGGGCCGCAACATCCACACCACGCGTGAGTGGGTGCTGCGCAACTCCCCGGTCCCGATCGGCACCGTCCCGCTCTACCAGGCGCTGGAGAAGGTCGACGGCCGTGCCGAGGACCTGACCTGGGAGATCTACAAGGACACGGTCATCGAGCAGGCCGAGCAGGGCGTCGACTACATGACGGTCCACGCCGGCGTGCTGCTGCCTTACGTGCCGCTGACCGCCCGTCGCAAGACCGGCATCGTCTCGCGCGGCGGATCGATCATGGCCGCGTGGTGCCTGGCGCACCACAAGGAGAACTTCCTCTACACGAACTTCGAGGAGCTCTGCGACATCCTCGCGACGTACGACGTCACGTACTCGCTGGGTGACGGCCTGCGCCCCGGTTCCATTGCGGACGCCAACGACGCGGCGCAGTTCGCGGAGCTGAAGACGCTGGGCGAGCTGAACACGATCGCCAAGCGGCACAACGTCCAGACGATGATCGAGGGCCCGGGCCACGTCCCGATGCACAAGATCAAGGAGAACATCGACCTCCAGCAGGAGATCTGCGAGGAGGCGCCGTTCTACACGCTGGGTCCGCTCACCACGGACGTCGCGCCCGCGTACGACCACATCACCTCGGGCATCGGCGCCGCGATGATCGCCTGGTGGGGCACCGCGATGCTCTGCTACGTCACGCCCAAGGAGCACCTGGGCCTGCCCAACCGTGACGACGTCAAGACCGGCGTGATCACGTACAAGATCGCCGCGCACGCCGCGGACCTGGCCAAGGGGCACCCGGGAGCCCAGGAGTGGGACGACGCGCTGTCAGACGCCCGCTTCGAGTTCCGCTGGGAGGACCAGTTCAACCTGGCCCTCGACCCGGTCACGGCGCGTGAGTTCCACGACGAGACCCTGCCCGCCGAGCCGGCCAAGACCGCGCACTTCTGCTCCATGTGCGGTCCGAAGTTCTGCTCGATGAAGATCTCGCAGGACATCCGCCGTGAGCACGGCGGTGACCTGAAGGCCGAAGAGATCCAGGCGGGCATGGCGGAGAAGTCCGCCGAGTTCGCGGCGTCGGGCAACCGCGTCTACCTGCCGCTGGCCGACTGA
- a CDS encoding YibE/F family protein, with protein sequence MTTSPQPPTEPTDPAGHTGHSHSGSGQSAGHSHSHGHGPAAPVSKHLRKVIAAVLIPFAAAVFIGMAVLWPGGAPAHERTGVGFDRQTQQGTVVSIEHVDCKSVNASQVPPTGDTSTPEGREAQAAQTGECKKATVKVTTGPDQGRTFVEIVQPGAPRQLTNGQGVVVAYAPDAPRDLQYSVIDVDRKFPMALLAGIFAVAVVVVGRLRGLFALIALVISFGVLTLFILPAILQGSNPLVVAVIGASAIMLIGLYMCHGLTARTSVAVLGTLVSLLLIGLLGSVFIDWAFLSGNTDDNTGLIHGLYPDIDMSGLLLAGVIIGSLGVLDDVTITQTSAVWELHQADPSMGLRGLYRAAMRIGRDHIASVVNTLVLAYAGAALPLLLLFSIANSSMGSVATSELVAVEIVRTLVGSIGLVASVPVTTALAALVVSADRPGTPGTGAASEPVRSGRGRRRKR encoded by the coding sequence GTGACGACCTCGCCGCAGCCCCCCACCGAGCCCACGGATCCCGCTGGCCACACCGGCCACTCACACTCGGGTTCCGGGCAGTCCGCCGGTCATTCCCACAGCCACGGCCACGGCCCGGCGGCCCCCGTCTCGAAGCACCTGCGCAAGGTCATCGCGGCCGTGCTGATCCCCTTCGCCGCCGCCGTCTTCATCGGCATGGCGGTGCTCTGGCCGGGCGGCGCGCCCGCGCACGAGCGCACCGGCGTCGGTTTCGACCGCCAGACCCAGCAGGGCACGGTCGTCTCGATCGAGCACGTCGACTGCAAATCGGTGAACGCCTCGCAGGTGCCGCCCACCGGCGACACGTCCACCCCAGAGGGCCGCGAGGCCCAGGCCGCGCAGACCGGCGAGTGCAAGAAGGCCACGGTGAAGGTCACCACCGGACCGGACCAGGGCCGCACCTTCGTGGAGATCGTCCAGCCGGGCGCACCACGGCAGTTGACGAACGGCCAGGGGGTGGTGGTCGCGTACGCACCGGACGCCCCGCGGGACCTCCAGTACTCGGTGATCGACGTGGACCGCAAGTTCCCCATGGCGCTGCTGGCCGGCATCTTCGCCGTCGCGGTCGTCGTGGTCGGCCGGCTGCGCGGGCTGTTCGCACTGATCGCGCTGGTCATCAGCTTCGGCGTGCTGACCCTCTTCATCCTCCCGGCCATCCTGCAAGGGTCGAACCCGCTCGTCGTCGCGGTCATCGGGGCGAGCGCCATCATGCTCATCGGCCTCTACATGTGCCACGGACTGACCGCCCGCACCTCGGTCGCCGTCCTCGGCACGCTCGTCTCACTGCTGCTGATCGGGCTGTTGGGCTCGGTGTTCATCGACTGGGCGTTCCTCAGCGGCAACACGGACGACAACACGGGTCTGATCCACGGGCTCTACCCGGACATCGACATGAGCGGTTTGCTGCTCGCAGGCGTGATCATCGGATCGCTGGGCGTACTGGACGATGTGACGATCACCCAGACCTCGGCGGTCTGGGAACTCCACCAGGCCGACCCCTCGATGGGGTTGCGCGGCCTGTACCGGGCAGCCATGCGGATCGGCCGCGACCACATCGCATCGGTGGTCAACACCCTGGTGCTGGCGTACGCGGGTGCCGCGCTCCCGCTGCTCCTGCTGTTCTCGATCGCGAACAGCAGCATGGGTTCGGTGGCGACCAGCGAGCTGGTCGCGGTGGAGATCGTACGGACCCTCGTGGGCTCGATCGGTCTCGTGGCCTCGGTCCCCGTGACGACGGCGCTGGCGGCTCTGGTCGTCTCGGCCGACCGGCCGGGGACCCCGGGCACGGGAGCGGCCTCGGAGCCGGTCCGCAGCGGCCGGGGCCGTCGGCGCAAGCGCTGA
- a CDS encoding SsgA family sporulation/cell division regulator codes for MRESVQAEVMMSFLVSEELSFRIPVELRYEARDPYAVRLTFHLPGDAPVTWAFGRELLLDGINKPCGDGDVHIAPTDPEELSDVHIRLQVGGDRALFRASAAPLVAFLDRTDRLVPLGQERNLGDFEENLDDALGKILAESRQNEQNAG; via the coding sequence ATGCGCGAGTCGGTACAGGCAGAGGTCATGATGAGCTTCCTCGTTTCCGAGGAGCTCTCGTTCCGGATTCCGGTGGAACTCCGGTACGAAGCTCGTGATCCCTACGCAGTCCGCCTGACCTTCCACCTTCCCGGAGATGCGCCCGTGACCTGGGCGTTCGGCCGGGAGCTCCTCCTCGACGGCATCAACAAGCCGTGCGGTGACGGCGATGTGCACATCGCCCCCACCGATCCCGAGGAACTGTCCGACGTCCACATCCGTCTCCAGGTCGGCGGCGACCGGGCCCTGTTCCGCGCCAGCGCGGCGCCGCTCGTCGCGTTCCTCGACCGCACCGACCGGCTCGTTCCGCTCGGCCAGGAGCGGAACCTGGGTGACTTCGAGGAGAACCTTGACGACGCACTCGGCAAGATCCTGGCCGAATCCCGGCAGAACGAGCAGAACGCGGGCTGA
- a CDS encoding IclR family transcriptional regulator encodes MIGSVQRALRLLEAVGSHSEGAPAKQLAREAGLPLPTAYHLLRTLTHEGYLRRESGVFVLGDAAGRLAGGGLQQKRRSMILDSLAHFRDAVGAPVYFAVFREGEIEVVGVSDTPASPACEEWADFRETGHAHAIGQCLLGQLDEKTRKDYYDRHPVESITPYTVPDQRSLEHRIGSLERMQPVTERQEYALGTVCAAIPITAGDTAATMAISLPLHQEARLLYAVDRLRSEVGALLSTLSFSISI; translated from the coding sequence CTGATCGGTTCGGTGCAGCGGGCGCTGAGGCTGCTCGAAGCGGTGGGCTCGCACAGCGAGGGAGCCCCGGCGAAACAGCTGGCCCGTGAGGCCGGACTCCCGCTCCCCACCGCGTACCACCTGCTGCGCACCCTGACGCACGAGGGCTACCTGCGCCGGGAGAGCGGAGTCTTCGTTCTCGGCGACGCAGCCGGGCGGCTCGCCGGCGGCGGACTCCAGCAGAAACGTCGCAGCATGATCCTCGACTCGCTCGCGCACTTCCGCGACGCCGTCGGGGCCCCCGTCTACTTCGCGGTGTTCCGCGAGGGTGAGATCGAGGTCGTGGGCGTCTCGGACACTCCGGCCAGCCCGGCCTGCGAGGAGTGGGCCGACTTCCGCGAGACCGGCCACGCGCACGCCATCGGGCAGTGCCTGCTCGGCCAGCTCGACGAGAAAACGCGCAAGGACTATTACGACCGGCACCCGGTCGAGTCCATCACCCCTTATACCGTGCCGGATCAACGCTCTCTTGAACACCGGATCGGATCTCTGGAGCGAATGCAGCCAGTGACCGAGCGACAGGAATATGCCCTCGGCACGGTATGCGCCGCCATCCCCATTACTGCGGGTGATACCGCCGCGACCATGGCGATTTCTCTTCCTCTGCACCAAGAAGCACGCTTGCTCTATGCAGTTGATCGGCTACGGAGTGAAGTAGGCGCGCTGTTGAGCACCCTCTCGTTCTCTATCAGTATCTGA